A region of the Amycolatopsis sp. cg13 genome:
CGGTACTCGGCGGAAGTCACCACCCCATCGGATTCCGCGACCCGGCGCAGCTCAGCGACGAAACCGGCGTGCACCCGCCGGACCTCCGCCGCGGGCATCCCAGCTTCGGCCGCGATGCCCGTGAGCGCCGAGACCTCTTCATCGGTCAGGAACTGGTCGGCGACCGCTTCGGCGAGCAGATCGAGGTACGCCTGCCCGACCGGTCCGCCGTCTCCTGCGGAAACCCGGTCCACCGCCTCGGCCATCCAGCCCTTCTCCGCACCGTCGACCGACCGGCGCAGGGCGGCCGCCCCAGCCGCATACCGCGGCAAGTCCGGAAAACGTACTGGTCGCACCAGCCGCAACCCATGCGTCCCGACGAGAGCGATCATCGCCTGCGCGCACGCTCGGGCGGCCGGTTCGGCGAGGTAACCGGGGAAGTCCTCGATGCCGAAGGCGCGGGCGATGGTGGCGAGCCGGTAGTTGGGCAACGGCAACGCCGCCTGTGCGGTGTCCTTGAGCGAGATCCCCGGCAACGGCGGGAGCCGGACGCCTAGCTGGCCGATCTCGGTGAGCAGGCCCTCCACTGCGGACAGGTCGTGGGCCACGACAACCGCGCCTCGGCACAGATCGAACAACCGGCTGAGGATGTCGCCGAAAGCTGGTGCGCCAGCCAGTTCCGCCGCGGTGATGCGGTGCGGATCGCGCCGGCCCGGGTCAGCGGCGACGACCGTCGCGAACTCGCCGACGAAGGTTCCGTCCCCGCGAAATCGGATCGCGGCGACCTCCATGACGCGACCAGCGTGCAGCCCGGTCGTCTTCACGTCGATCGCGGTGAATTCCGTGCCGCTCGCGGGCACCTGCCCGGTCGGGGACAGGGACAGTCGTTCGATCAGCTCGGCCATCGTGGATGCGCTTTCTCCTGGACAGTTCCCATAACCATCGCGGGGCAGTCGCAGACCGTCACAGTCGTTGCGGAAAAAGCTTGCTTTGTGACTGATCCGTGACTTCTTCTTTTCCGGGAAGCCTGGTGCGTAACACTGACCGCCGTTTGTGCGAACTCCATTCGGCACCCGCCTCAGGAAGAGGATTTCCGAATGCACTCCACGCCCCCGCCGCCGTCGCGCCCCAAGCTGAAATTCCCGACCTGGCTGACGGTCGTCCTCAGCGTCTTCGCGGTTCTCTTCATTCTGGGCGCGGTGTTCGGAAAGCCCGCGCCGACGCCGGAGCCGGTTGCCGCGCCGGTCGCTCCACCTCCGACGACCTCGGTGACCACCTCAGCCTCTCCGGCACCGGTGACATACACCGTGGACAAAATCACCGACGCCGCCAACGTCGAACTGGCCGGTTCGGACGGAAGTCATCGCACCGTGCGCATCCTCGGCCTCGAAGTGGCGACCGGGAACAACTGCTATGCGTCGGAAACCGTTACTTGGGCCAATAACAAGCTCGCCGGCGCGGCAGTAAAGATCACCACGGACACCACTGACGGCGTCTCGCTCGCTTTGAACGACGGCACCGACTACGCGACCGCGACGCTTTCGGCCGGATACGCCCGGCTGGCCGGAAACGTCATCTCCGGCTCTTTGCGCAACGCGGCGAACGCGGCCCAGCAAGCGGCGACCGGATTGTGGGCGGAACCCTGCAAGGGCGTGATCACCGCGCCGACGCCGGTGCCGCCCCCTGCTCCGCCGAAGGAAACGCCCGCCCCGCCACCGGCACCGCGCACGTCCGAGCAAGCCGCTCCGCCGCCTCCTCCGGTCGAGGACGCGCCGGAACCCGAGCAGCCGAGCGCTGCGTATTACAAGAACTGTGCGGCCGCGAAAGCCGCTGGGGTCGCTCCGCTGCACCGCGGCGACCCGGGCTACCGCCCAGCCCTGGACCGCGACGGCGACGGAATCGCCTGCGAGCGGTAACTCCTGGTGTCGTGCGGCACCACCGGCAGACGAACCGCCCCACGGCCCGTAACCTGGACATATGCCGATTCAGGTGCTGCTGGTAGACGACCACGAACTCGTCCGGCGGGGCCTGCGCGACCTGCTCAGCGACGAGGCCGACCTGGAGGTGGTCGCCGAGGCCGGGAGCGTCGAGGAGGCGCTCGCGGTGGCCATGCACGTCGAGCCGGATGTCGCGGTCGTGGATGTGCGTCTTGGTGACGGCGACGGCATCACGCTCTGCCGCGAACTGCGGTCCAAACCGAATCCGCCGGCCTGTCTCATGCTCACCGCGTTCGACGACGAGGAGGCCATGGTCGGCGCGATCATGGCGGGCGCTTCGGGGTATCTGCTCAAGCAGGTTCGCGGCCAGGACGTGGTGAACGCGGTCCGCGAGGTCGCCGCCGGGCGGTCGCTGCTCGACCCGGTCAGCACCGCCCGCGTGCTCGACAAGCTCCGCCATCCGCCGACCGACGAGCTGGCCGCTCTCACTGATCGCGAGCGCGACGTGCTGGAGCTGATCGGGCAGGGGCTGTCGAACCGCGAGATCGCCGAACGTCTTTTCCTCGCCGAGAAAACGGTGAAGAACTACGTGACGTCCGTGCTTGCGAAGCTCGGCATGCAGCGCCGCACCCAAGCAGCGGCGTGGATTGCCCGGCGCGGCAAGTGAATCAGCTTCCCGCGACGGCGCGGCCGTAGCGTTCGGACAGCAACTGCAGCAACGGGACCAGCTCCGGCGGCGACTCGACGGTGAAGTCCATCATCAGCATTCCGATGTAGACAGCTACGGTGTCCAAACTGTCCGCACCGGTGACGAGCACGCAACGGTTCTCGTCAATGGGTTCGACGACGCCGACCGTCGGGTTGATCCGCGACAGCACCTTCTCCGCAGGAGCGTCGATGCGCAGGCGCGCGTGCACGAGCCAGCCGCTCGCCGCGATCGTGCGCATCGCGAAGGCGGTGTAATCCCCGCCAGGCAAGGGATTCGGCTCGAACCGGCGGCGGGTCGGCATCCGCGGCTCCATCAGGTCGATGCGGTAGGTCGCCCAGCTGCCGTCCTGCGGATCGCGGGCGACCAGGTACCAGCGCCGCTGCCAGCTGAGCAACCGGTACGGCTCGACCAGCCGCAGCTCGTCCGCGTAGTCGAAGCGGAGCCATTCGACGTGCCGGATCGCCCGCGCGACCTCCTGCAGCACGGCACCGTCGACCTCCGGATCGGGCGCGTCGGTGCCCGTGTTCTCCGGACCACGGTCGATCGTCGACCGCAGCGCGTCGACCGTCGGGCGCAGCCGCGCTGGCAGAACCTGCTCAAGCTTCGCGAGCGCCCGCGTGCCAGCCTCGTCGATCCCGGAGATGCCCGCCGCGGCTCTCAGCCCGACCGTGACCGCCACCGCCTCCTCGTCGTCGAGCAGGAGCGGAGGCAGCTTTCCGCCAGAACCGAGCCGGTAGCCACCGACGTTCCCGCGCGTCGCCTCGACGGGATAGCCCAGGTCACGCAGCCGTTCGACGTCGTGCCGGATCGTCCGGGCCGAGACGCCCAGGCGTTCCGACAACTCCCTGCCGCTCCGCCCGGCCGCGCTCTGAAGCAGTGCGAGAAGCGCCAGCAACCGCGCCGTCGGATCGGCCATCGAAACTCCTTATTCTATTAGGAACTGATCCTACCTAATAGCCTCCTAGTGTTCTTCTCATGACGAACGCAACCGCCTCCCTCGCCCTCCGCCCCTTCACCGTCGAGGTCACCGACGCCGAACTCGCGGACCTGCACGACCGCCTCGCCCGCACCCGCCTGCCGCAGCCGTCGCCGACCGACGACTGGGACGCCGGCACCCCGAACGCCTACCTGCGAACGGCGATCGAGGCGTGGCGGAGCTTCGACTGGCGCGCCGCCGAAGCCCGGATCAACTCCTTCCCGCACTTCACCACCGAGATCGACGGCCAGACGTTCCACTTCATCCACGTCCGCTCCGCCCACCCCGGCGCGACGCCGCTGCTGCTCGCGCACACCTATCCCGGCTCGTCGGTCGACTACCTCGACCTGATCGACCGCCTCGTCGACCCGGTCGCTTACGGCGGCCGTGCCGAGGACGCCTTCGACGTCGTCGTCCCCGACGCGCCCGGTTACGGCTTCTCGCAGCCCGTCGCCGAGTCCGGCTGGACAGTCGCCCGCGTCGCCGCCGCGTACGACCGGCTGATGCGCGGCCTCGGGTACGAGAGCTACGGAATCCACGGCTCGGACAACGGCGCGATGGTCGCCCGGGAGCTCGGCTTGGTGAACCCGGACGGTTTCCTCGGCCTGCATGTCCTGCAGTTGTTCTCGTTCCCGTCCGGCGACCCGGCGGAGTTCGAGCGCCTCGACCCGGCCGACCACGCCGGTCTCGCGCACATGCAATGGTTTCAATCAGTTGGTGGCTACAACACGATGAACGCCTCGCGTCCCCAAACGGTTTCCGTCGGCCTCAGTGACTCCCCGATCGGATTACTCGCCTACAGCGAGCTGTTCAACTCCTTCGGCAACGGGACTTCGCTGGTGCCGCTGGAAAAGATCCTGCTCGAGGTGAGCGTGAACTGGTTCGCCAACGCCGCTTCCGGGATGAGCCGCAGTTATCTGGAGAACGCCCGCGCGGAGGCCGAACCGCGAGTGAGCGACGCGCGGACCGGCGTGGCGGTGTTCAAGGACGACTTCCAGACGATCAAGACCTTCGCCGAACGCGACAACACGAACATCGTGCACTGGAGCCGCTTCGAGGAAGGCGGTCACTTCGCGGCGCTGGAACGCCCCGACCTCCTCGCCGGCGACATTCGCGCTTTCTTCGCTGCCCGCGACTGACCTCTGCTGATTCCGCGCCCAAACCCCGTACGCGTTGCTGCGTACGGGGTTCTCGGCGTCCCAGACGAAGCTGAGGGTAGCCGACTTCCGTTGATTGATTCACCCAATTGAGTGCCGAATGGATGTTCGATTTCTCGCTACCATGGGAAACGGCTCGGTGGCAGACGGAGACGTGAGGAAGGAGCGTGCTCGATGACTCGTGAAGGCTGAATCTCTTGGTGCGCGGTGTGTTCACAGCGGTGGGTTCACAGCGGCGCGAGGTTGGGACAGCGTGTTTGCTGCGAGCGATTCAGGACAAACGCGGGACGCAGTGCGTTCGCTGCGATCCGAGTGGCAGGTCCGATGAGGACGGTTGTGAGGCGGCTGGTTTCGGCAGTGGGTTTGAGGTGGCTACCCGAACAGTGCTGAGTCAGTGCCGGGTCGCTGCAATGCTGGGTCGACATAGCATTGCGGCGCGGCACTTGGTCGTCGCGACATCGGGCCGCCGTAGCGTTTCGACGTGACGTTTCGGTGCAAGACTAGGTCGCCGCGACACCGGACTGCCGTGACGTTTCAGCATGGCGTCTCGACACGGCGCATGGTCGCCGCAAATCGGGTCGCCGTAGCGTTTCGGCGTGGCATTTCGGCATGGCATTTCGGCGCGGCACTTAGGTCGCCGCAACGCGGGGTCGACGACACAGTGCCGGGCCGCACAACACGATGCGGCTGGCAGGGCTATGCAACGCCGCCGAGGCGAGTCCGACGCAAGACGGCTCGGTGGATGTGGTTGCCGCGACGCGCTCATCGCGGCGCGGTAACTGCCACCGGCGCTCGACGCGGGGCGGGCTATTGCGTTGCACGCCATGGCGATGCGGTTACCGCGGTCGGTGCAGCGAACCGTCGTGGCGTGACAGCCCTGTCGTGGCGTGACGACCTCGCCGTAGCGTGACGGTCTTGCCTCGATGTAGCGGCCGCGTCTTGCGGCATGGTGGCTTCGTCGTGGTGTGGCCTCGTCGCGGCGCAGCGAACAGTCGCGGCGCGATGGCCTCATCGTGGGGTGGCGGCCTCGTCGCGGACGACGGGGCGCGGCAGCTTCGCTGCGGACGTCGCCTTGGAACTGTCGCAGCAGAACCGCGGCAGAACTGCGGCGAGCACATTCGCGACACGATCACCGAAACCCCTGCGCCACAACGTGATCACCCAAGCGGCAGATCAAACGCGACAAGCGTCCCCAAACTAGGCGAAGAATTGAGGAAAAACCGCCCACCAGCAGCATCAGCACGCTCGGCCAGATGCCGCAGCCCCCTAGTAGCGACCCCTTGCGGCACCCCGGATCCGTTATCCCGCACCCGGAGCTTCACGCCCTCAGCATCACGAGTCAACGTCACGCGGGTCTCGCTAGCACCGGAGTGTCGGACCACATTGGACAGTGCCTCGCGCAGCGCCGCGCGGATGTGGTCGGCTCGTTCGGCCGGGATGTCGGCGAACTCGCCCGACAACTCCAAGGTCGGCGGGTATCCGAGCAGTTCGCCGGCGATGCGGACCTCGCCGCGCGCGGATTCGGCGAGGTCGGTCGGGGTGCCGGGGTCGTGGCGCGGCTCCGGCGAGCGCAAGGCTCGCACGGTGCCGCGGATTTCCTCGATGGTCTGGTCCAGCTGGTCGATCGCGTCGGACAGCCGGGCCCCGTCGGCCTGTGCGAAGCGTTTGCGCATGTTGCGGCGCACCCGGTCCAGCTGCATCCCGGTGCCGTAAAGCCGTTGCACGATCACGTCGTGCAGCTCGCGGGCGATGCGCTCGCGCTCCTGGTACAGAGTCACGCGGTGTCGCGCGTTCGCGCCTTCCGCCAGCGCGAGTACGACTCCAGCTTGCGCCGCGAACGCCGCGAGCATTTCGACCGTGCCTGCGGAAAACGGCTCGCGCCCCTTCCGCCGATACACCGTGAGCGCGCCAAGCACCCGTCCGCCGGATCCGAATGGCGCGGCTGCGAACGGCCCATACCCACGCAGTTCATCCGGCACATACGGTGCCGTGCGCGGATCGACGATGAAGTCCTCCGCCGCGATCGGCTCGCTGCCGCGCGCGACCTGGCCCGCCGCGGAGTCCGTTTCCAGCGTCAGCCCGCGCAACTCCCCGACCGGTCCGCGTTCGGCGTCGCCTGTCGGCACCTCCGCGAGCAAGCCGTCGACGCCGTACGCCGCTTCGACCACGACGCGGCCGTCGTCGGCGCTGACCATCGCCAGTCCGAGGTCGGCATCCGCGAGCTCAACAGCCCTGGCCACGACTGTTTCCAGCACCGCTTCCGGGTCGTCCCCGGACAGCGCGGTGCTGGTGATCTCCGTGGCCGCGGAAAGTGCGCGCGCGGCAAGTGTCGGGTCCATGAGCAACTCCGACCTTAGCGCGGCCCCCTGCCCCAGACCCGAAATCGTGACCGTCACCAACAACCCTCCGTCACGCCGGCACCCGCGGCAACGCCCGCCGCACGACGCGTCCGTCCCGAACCTCGAAAACAATGTCCGCTTGCAGCTCTTCATCCGCATTGTGCGTTACGTGCACGACCGTCCGTCCAGCAAGCTCCGTACGCAGCGTCGCCCGCAACGCCCGCGCGGTCGATTCGTCGAGGTGCGACGTCGGCTCGTCAAGCAACACCAACCCGGCCGACGGAGCCGCCAGCAACGCTCGTGCCAACGCGACCCGCTGCGCCTGCCCGCCCGACAACCCGGCCCCAGCGCTGTCGAGCACCGTCGCCAAATCCAGGTCCGGCAACTCCGCCTGATCCAGCGCCCGACGCAAATCCGACGTCTCAGCCAGCGGATCCGCGAGCCGCAAATTCTCCGCGACAGTCGTCGAAACCAACATCGGCTCCTGCGGCGCCCAAGCCACCTTGCCGGGCGCGACAACCTCGCCCGCCCGAGGCTCAAGGAACCCCAGCAAAGCCGCCACCAGCGTCGACTTCCCGGCCCCGCTCGGCCCGACGACCGCCACGTAAGCCCCGGTCGGCACGCTCAGATCGACGCCCTTCAACACCACCTCGCCGCCAGGCCAGCCCAGCTCGGCACGCCGCAACCGGACTGCGGCTGGGCCGTCCAGGTCCGGTCCTGCAACGACGGACGCTGGCTCGTCCGCCGGTTCAGCACCCGTGTGAGCTGCTTCGCGACCCCTAGCTCCAGCGGTTCCACCAGCGGCCGCGCCGTCCAGCGCAGCACCAGTCTCCGACTCGCCAACCACCGCACCAAGCCGAACCCGAGCCGCCCGCAGCGTGTCCCAATGCGCCGCCGCCTGCGGGAGCAACGCCAGCACCTCCGCCAACGCCAACGGCACCAACGCCAGCAACGGCGCCAGCACGCCCGCCAACTCCCCGCGACCGACCGCCCCCGCGGCCAGCATCGTGCTGACCACGGCAGCCGCCCCGGTCGCCAGCGTGATCAGCGCATCCGCCGCACCAGCGCCGAACGCCTGTCGCCGGGTATCCACAGCCAGTTGGGTATCGGTCGAAGCCAGCTCGCGACGCCGCGACGCCGCTCGGCCATAAGCGAGCAACTCCGCCGCCGACGAGAACAACACCAATACCCGCGCCGCGACGTCACGTCGTCCAGCAGCGAGGGCGGAAGTCGCTCGACGTTCCAAGCGCAGCGCGACTGCCGGTGCTGCCAGACCGATCAGCACCGTTAGGGCCAGCACCAAACCGGCCGACGGCAAGACCATGGTCTGCACCGCGATAGCCCCGGCCGCGACCAGCCCGACCACGATCGGCGGCGATACGACTCGCGGCAGCAAATCCCGCACCGTGTCGACGTCCGTCACCAGCCGACGCTGACTCTCCCCGGCTTCGAGGCTGCGCGCCGGACCCAAGCGCACCAACGCATTCCACAGCCGAACCCGCAACCGGCCAGCGATGCGGAAGGCGGCGTCGTGCGTCACGAGCCGTTCGACGTATCGGAGTCCGGCCCGTCCCAGGCCGAACGCGCGAACCCCGACGACCGCCACGGTCAAGGTCAGAATCGGCGGCTGCAGGGATGCTTTGGCGATCAGCCAACCGGAGGTCGCGGTAAGGGCGATCCCGGCCAAGAGCGCCAAGGCACCCAAGAAAGCCCCGGAGAACAGGCGTCGGTCAAGCAGCATTCGCCACGGGAGCGGCCGCGTGGCGAAAAAGTCCGAAGTGGACTCAACGACCACGGCAGGAGCTGAGTCCGCAACGGCTACTGCGGCAGAACGTTCGTGCGCAGCGATTACCGCCGCCGCACCGTTTTCGACGGCTCGCTCGACAGCGTCCAACACTCGCTGCGCGTTGACGTCGTCCAGGTGCGCGGTCGGCTCGTCCAGCAGCAGCAACCACGCGCCAGACTGAACGCGCAGCAACGCCCGAGCGACGGCGACGCGCTGGCGTTGTCCCAAGGAGAGCCGGTCGACCGGACGGTCGGCGAGACCGTGCAAGCCCAGTTCGCTGAGCACTGTGTCGACGTCGGGACCAGCAAGTTCTTCCCGTACTGTGCCGCCGCTGAACACCGGCGACTGCGGAACCCACGCAATGCCAGCGCGCCACCGTTCGAGATCGGCTTCGGCGAGCGGGACGTCACCGGCCATGACCGACCCGTCATACGACGGCACGAAGCCCAGCAACGTCGCCAGAGTTGTCGATTTGCCGCCACCGCTCGGTGCGCGCAGCCAGACGATCTGGCCGCGCTGAACGGAGAAACTCTCGCCGTC
Encoded here:
- a CDS encoding epoxide hydrolase family protein; amino-acid sequence: MTNATASLALRPFTVEVTDAELADLHDRLARTRLPQPSPTDDWDAGTPNAYLRTAIEAWRSFDWRAAEARINSFPHFTTEIDGQTFHFIHVRSAHPGATPLLLAHTYPGSSVDYLDLIDRLVDPVAYGGRAEDAFDVVVPDAPGYGFSQPVAESGWTVARVAAAYDRLMRGLGYESYGIHGSDNGAMVARELGLVNPDGFLGLHVLQLFSFPSGDPAEFERLDPADHAGLAHMQWFQSVGGYNTMNASRPQTVSVGLSDSPIGLLAYSELFNSFGNGTSLVPLEKILLEVSVNWFANAASGMSRSYLENARAEAEPRVSDARTGVAVFKDDFQTIKTFAERDNTNIVHWSRFEEGGHFAALERPDLLAGDIRAFFAARD
- a CDS encoding helix-turn-helix transcriptional regulator, with the translated sequence MADPTARLLALLALLQSAAGRSGRELSERLGVSARTIRHDVERLRDLGYPVEATRGNVGGYRLGSGGKLPPLLLDDEEAVAVTVGLRAAAGISGIDEAGTRALAKLEQVLPARLRPTVDALRSTIDRGPENTGTDAPDPEVDGAVLQEVARAIRHVEWLRFDYADELRLVEPYRLLSWQRRWYLVARDPQDGSWATYRIDLMEPRMPTRRRFEPNPLPGGDYTAFAMRTIAASGWLVHARLRIDAPAEKVLSRINPTVGVVEPIDENRCVLVTGADSLDTVAVYIGMLMMDFTVESPPELVPLLQLLSERYGRAVAGS
- a CDS encoding excalibur calcium-binding domain-containing protein, giving the protein MHSTPPPPSRPKLKFPTWLTVVLSVFAVLFILGAVFGKPAPTPEPVAAPVAPPPTTSVTTSASPAPVTYTVDKITDAANVELAGSDGSHRTVRILGLEVATGNNCYASETVTWANNKLAGAAVKITTDTTDGVSLALNDGTDYATATLSAGYARLAGNVISGSLRNAANAAQQAATGLWAEPCKGVITAPTPVPPPAPPKETPAPPPAPRTSEQAAPPPPPVEDAPEPEQPSAAYYKNCAAAKAAGVAPLHRGDPGYRPALDRDGDGIACER
- a CDS encoding response regulator transcription factor — translated: MPIQVLLVDDHELVRRGLRDLLSDEADLEVVAEAGSVEEALAVAMHVEPDVAVVDVRLGDGDGITLCRELRSKPNPPACLMLTAFDDEEAMVGAIMAGASGYLLKQVRGQDVVNAVREVAAGRSLLDPVSTARVLDKLRHPPTDELAALTDRERDVLELIGQGLSNREIAERLFLAEKTVKNYVTSVLAKLGMQRRTQAAAWIARRGK
- a CDS encoding PolC-type DNA polymerase III — its product is MAELIERLSLSPTGQVPASGTEFTAIDVKTTGLHAGRVMEVAAIRFRGDGTFVGEFATVVAADPGRRDPHRITAAELAGAPAFGDILSRLFDLCRGAVVVAHDLSAVEGLLTEIGQLGVRLPPLPGISLKDTAQAALPLPNYRLATIARAFGIEDFPGYLAEPAARACAQAMIALVGTHGLRLVRPVRFPDLPRYAAGAAALRRSVDGAEKGWMAEAVDRVSAGDGGPVGQAYLDLLAEAVADQFLTDEEVSALTGIAAEAGMPAAEVRRVHAGFVAELRRVAESDGVVTSAEYRDLRQVAEALGVLEVVVDLRVTATGHKPTRVLVLGATADADQLRARVLSEGFQLAKNLTGSVTHLVYDAGVRESEPRLSRALELGAHVARLDEAPVLLGFESVPVSPPKHQKAPSSRGRLVGRVLIGIGFVLMVLTVAAMFGGSGLGPGIVLAVLAVGALVGGWYLDETKRAAIGSPG
- the cydD gene encoding thiol reductant ABC exporter subunit CydD, coding for MDPVRLGKGPLGALSALGPAARRALALVAVLSFGNAAFLVGQAFLLADILADVVSRGLGEGGRTVQLAVLFALVVGRAGTSWAVRVVSARAAATAQRDLRARVVDHALRLGPEWLARRGHGELTTLVTRGLDALDSYFREYLPALVTAAVVPLAAGAAILWTDWPSAVIIAATVPLLPMFAVLVGKFTADRVSGATDAVHRLSGLLLELVRALPVLTAFRRADAQAETVRKLSERHRRATLKTLKVAFSSAFVLELAATLSVALVAVVIGVRLVSGSLPLAIGLGVLILAPECYQPIRAVGAAFHASEDGVEAVRRVTAVLAEPVPAEGTRTAPCGSLVVSDLKVARRGGFAPDGESFSVQRGQIVWLRAPSGGGKSTTLATLLGFVPSYDGSVMAGDVPLAEADLERWRAGIAWVPQSPVFSGGTVREELAGPDVDTVLSELGLHGLADRPVDRLSLGQRQRVAVARALLRVQSGAWLLLLDEPTAHLDDVNAQRVLDAVERAVENGAAAVIAAHERSAAVAVADSAPAVVVESTSDFFATRPLPWRMLLDRRLFSGAFLGALALLAGIALTATSGWLIAKASLQPPILTLTVAVVGVRAFGLGRAGLRYVERLVTHDAAFRIAGRLRVRLWNALVRLGPARSLEAGESQRRLVTDVDTVRDLLPRVVSPPIVVGLVAAGAIAVQTMVLPSAGLVLALTVLIGLAAPAVALRLERRATSALAAGRRDVAARVLVLFSSAAELLAYGRAASRRRELASTDTQLAVDTRRQAFGAGAADALITLATGAAAVVSTMLAAGAVGRGELAGVLAPLLALVPLALAEVLALLPQAAAHWDTLRAARVRLGAVVGESETGAALDGAAAGGTAGARGREAAHTGAEPADEPASVVAGPDLDGPAAVRLRRAELGWPGGEVVLKGVDLSVPTGAYVAVVGPSGAGKSTLVAALLGFLEPRAGEVVAPGKVAWAPQEPMLVSTTVAENLRLADPLAETSDLRRALDQAELPDLDLATVLDSAGAGLSGGQAQRVALARALLAAPSAGLVLLDEPTSHLDESTARALRATLRTELAGRTVVHVTHNADEELQADIVFEVRDGRVVRRALPRVPA
- a CDS encoding GAF domain-containing protein gives rise to the protein MDPTLAARALSAATEITSTALSGDDPEAVLETVVARAVELADADLGLAMVSADDGRVVVEAAYGVDGLLAEVPTGDAERGPVGELRGLTLETDSAAGQVARGSEPIAAEDFIVDPRTAPYVPDELRGYGPFAAAPFGSGGRVLGALTVYRRKGREPFSAGTVEMLAAFAAQAGVVLALAEGANARHRVTLYQERERIARELHDVIVQRLYGTGMQLDRVRRNMRKRFAQADGARLSDAIDQLDQTIEEIRGTVRALRSPEPRHDPGTPTDLAESARGEVRIAGELLGYPPTLELSGEFADIPAERADHIRAALREALSNVVRHSGASETRVTLTRDAEGVKLRVRDNGSGVPQGVATRGLRHLAERADAAGGRFFLNSSPSLGTLVAFDLPLG